The Desulfitobacterium chlororespirans DSM 11544 sequence CATTGCTCATCATTTGAACCTATTGTACCATTCTCAGGCTCTGGTGCTGTGTTTTGGGTCACACTTCTCAAATTCATAGCGGCAAATAAAAAGCATAGCCATTTGACTATGCTTAAACTATCATTTGTGTTGTTAAGCCTTACTCGCGTCTGTCTGCTGAGGGATATGCTTGCCTTTCCTCTCCGAAATCAATAACCCTGTTAATGTCAGCACAATTCCCAATACTGAAGCTCCGGTAATTTCCTCATGCAGCACAATAACGGCAGTAATAACGGTTATGACGGGAACCAGATAAATATAAACGCTGGTTTTCACTGCACCCAATAGTTTCACCGCCGAGTTCCAGGTTACAAAGCAAAGCGCCGATGCTCCCAACCCTAAAAACAGGATATTGAATAGGTTAGCCGGTCGTGTTAGTTCAGTTATGTCTGGATTGAACCCAACTATGCCTAAAGCGGGTATCATAAACATCAACCCATAGAAGAAAATTCTCCGTGTTGCCTGAATGGTGTTGTAGTGAAACCCGCTTATTTTCTTTGTCAAAACAGAATAGGCGGCCCATACCACGGCAGCTAAGACGGCCAGGATATCTCCCAACGGATTCAGTTGCAGGTTGTTGCTTCCGTTAAAGCTGATCAGGATAATCCCGACAACCGCAACGCTGAAACCCATGAAAAACCGCAATCGCAAGGTCTCTGTCTCTAAAAACAGATGAGCCAACAGGGCGGTAAAAAACGGTGAGATTGCGACAATTACCCCTACATTGGCGGCAAAGGTATAGGTCAGGGCTATATTTTCGAGCAGGAAATACAGGGTAACCCCGCATAAACCGGCAGCGGCAAAATATAGCTCCTGCTTTCGTTCCCTGAGCCTGAGCCTGTGAGGATAAGCGAGGAGCAAGACAAGAAAACCAATCGCAAACCTTAGGAAGAGTATTTCCACAGGCGTTATTGATTCTAAAAGCAACTTGGTGGATATAAAGGTTGTACCCCAAATAAAAATCGTCATAAATGCCAACAAATGTCCCTGAATCTCTTTCTTTGTGTCCATGAAAATC is a genomic window containing:
- a CDS encoding DMT family transporter; its protein translation is MDTKKEIQGHLLAFMTIFIWGTTFISTKLLLESITPVEILFLRFAIGFLVLLLAYPHRLRLRERKQELYFAAAGLCGVTLYFLLENIALTYTFAANVGVIVAISPFFTALLAHLFLETETLRLRFFMGFSVAVVGIILISFNGSNNLQLNPLGDILAVLAAVVWAAYSVLTKKISGFHYNTIQATRRIFFYGLMFMIPALGIVGFNPDITELTRPANLFNILFLGLGASALCFVTWNSAVKLLGAVKTSVYIYLVPVITVITAVIVLHEEITGASVLGIVLTLTGLLISERKGKHIPQQTDASKA